The sequence AACCGAATGCGCGGGGCGGACGGGCCGTCGCGCCGCCGGCCTCACCGGCTCGCGCGCACCATGGCCTTGCCGATTTCCCTCAGCCAGAGCACCGAGCTCGCCACGCCCGCGCAGAGCAGCCAGTCGCCGCCCGACAGCGCCGTCGTCCCGAACGCGCGCTGGAGCCCTGGCGTGTAGACGACCAGCACCTGCAGCGCCACGGAGCCGACAATCGCCGCCCACAGCCAGCCGTTCGCGAAGAGCCCCACGAACGCGCTCCGCTCGTCCGACCTTGCGTTGAGCACGTTGAACATCTGAAACAGCATCAGCGTCGTGAACGCCATCGTCTGCGCGTGGCGCAACTCGCCCGACCCCTCGACGAACCCGCCCGGCAGCGACATGTCGAGCACGAAGAGCGTGCCGGCCGCCATGACGAGGCCGACAAAGACGATGCCGCGCCACATCTGCGGCGTGATGACGCCTTCGCCGGACGGACGCGGCGGCTGCCGCATCAGCCCGTCGTCGGCGGGGTCGATGCCGAGCGCGAGCGCCGGGGGGCCGTCGGTCACCATGTTGATCCAGAGGATCTGCGTTGCGACGAGCGGCAGGACGAGCGTCGCGCCGGCCGCGTCGAGGCCGATGGGCCCCGCGAGCAGCACGCCGAGGAACATCGTCAGCACCTCACCGATGTTCGACGACAGGAGGTAGCGCAGGAAGGCGCGGATGTTGGCGAAGATCGCACGGCCCTCCTCGACGGCCGCGACGATGGTCGCGAAGTTGTCGTCGGCGAGCACCATGTCGCCGGCTTCCTTCGAGACATCGGTGCCGGTGATGCCCATGGCGATGCCGATGTCGGCCTGCTTGAGCGCGGGCGCGTCGTTGACGCCGTCACCGGTCATCGCGACGACGGCGCCGCTCCGGCGCAGCGCTTCGACGATGCGCAGCTTGTGCTCGGGGCTGACGCGGGCGAAGACCGACACCTCGGCGACGGTCCGCGCGCGCTCGTCGTCGGACATCGCCTGGAGCGCCGCGCCGGTGGTCGCCCGCTCGTCGTCGGTGAGGCCGAGCTCGCGGGCGATGACGATCGCCGTGCGCGGGTGATCGCCAGTGATCATCACCGGCCGGATGCCGGCGCCCCGCGCGCGGGCCACGGCGTCGGCGGCCTCGGGCCGCGGCGGATCGATCATGCCGAGCAGCCCGGCGAAGACGAGGTCCTGCTCGAGCCGCTCGTCGGGGCGCGCGGCGCCCTCCGCGAGCGCATCGCCCGTGAGCCACCGGCCGGCCACGCCCAGGGTACGCAGCGCGTCGCCCGCGAGCGCCTCGTTCGCGTCGAGGATCTCGGCTCGGCGTTCCGGCGTGAGCGGACGCCTGCCGTCGCCGACGACCTCGAACGCGCACCGCGACAGCAGCACGTCGGGCGTGCCCTTGGTGAAGACGATGCCGCGCGCCTCTTCCGTCGTGTCGCGGTGAAGCGTACTCATCAGTTTCCGCTCGGCCGAGAACGGCACCTCGCCGATTCGCGGCAGCCGCTCGTCGAGCGCGTCCGACTCGAGGCCGGCCTTGCGCGCGGCCACGAGCAGCGCGCCCTCGGTGGGGTCGCCCTGCACCGTCCAGCGGCCGTCGCGTTCGACGACGCTCGCGTTGTTGGCGCGGTCGGCCACGGCGAGCGCGCGTTCGAGCTCCGCGCGGAGCGGGCCCTCGATGGCGCCGCCGCCTTCTCGTCGCACGGCCCCCTCGGGGGCGTAGCCGGTGCCGTCGAAGGTCACGCGGCCGCTCGCCGTGACGGCCGTGCGTACGGTCATCTCGTTCTTCGTCAGCGTGCCGGTCTTGTCGGAGGCGATGACGGTGGCCGAGCCGAGCGTCTCGACCGCGGCCAGGTGGCGGACGATCGCGCGGCGCCGCGCCATGCGCTGGACGCCGATGGCGAGCACCGCCGTGACGATGGCCGGCAGCCCCTCGGGCACGGCGGCCACGGCGAGCGCCACGCCGAGGATGAGCACGTCGAAGAGCGCCGAGGCGCCGCGTACGTCTTCCGCGACGACGATGGTCGCGATCATGACGCCGGCGATGGCGACGACGACGAGGCCGAGCAGCTTGCCGGTGCGATCGAGCTGGCGCTCGAGCGGCGTCGCCTGGTCGGGCGTCTCTTTCAGCAGCCCGGCGATGCGCCCCATCTCGGTCTGCATGCCGGTCGCCGTGACGATGGCGCGGCCGTGCCCGTAGGTCGCGGCCGTGCCGCTGAAGATCATGTTGTGGCGGTCGCCGAGCGGCGGCTCGCCGGCAATGGCGGCCGTATCCTTCGCGACCGGCAGGCTCTCGCCGGTAAGCGCGGCCTCCGCGGTCTGGAGCGCCGTCGACTCGACGAGCCGCGCATCGGCCGGGATCGTGTCGCCCTCCTCGACGAGGATCAGGTCGCCGGCGACGACCTCGGTGGCCGGAACGCGGAGCCGCTCGCCATCGCGGACGACGGTGGCTTCGGCCGCGGACATGGCTCGCAGGGCGGCCACGGCGGCTTCCGCCCGCGACTGCTGGACGTAGCCCATCGTCGCGTTGAGCAGGACGACGGCGAAGATGGCGAGGGCTTCGTAAGGGAGGGCGGCGTCGCGTTCGACGACCCAGAGGGCGGCCGACACGGCGGTGGCGACGAGCAGGAGGAGGACGAGGACGTCTTCGAACTGCGCGAGGAAGCGGCGCCAGGCCGGCACCGGCTCGTCTCGGGCGAGGCGGTTGTCGCCGTCTCGCGCGAGGCGCGCGCGGGCGTCGTCGGTCCGCAGCCCCTGGCGCGGGTCGGTGCCGAGCGCGGCGGCGACCTCGTCGACGGGCCGGCGGTAGGCGTCGGCCACCTGGGGCGTCGCGATCGCATCCGTGGGCACTCGCCCGATCCTTCCAGGGGGCGATCGGCAGGGGCTGAAGCCCCTGCCGCGACGTGGTGGGGAAGCCCGTGCCGCTACGTCGTGGCGCCGGCCCGCACCCGCCGCGTGCGACGGCCAGGACCGACGTCGCGCGACCATGATACCCCGTCGTCTCGACTGGTCGGCGGGGGACCGGCCGCTGCGCTATCCTGTCCCACCATGACACGGAACGAGACGATCGTCTCGGCGCTCCGCCAGCGTCTTCCCCTCCTCGAAGATCTGCGCCGCCGCGCGCGCAGCGTCGCGTGGCGCCGCGCGGCCGGCTGCCTCGTCCTCGGCGTGCTGTTCCTCGCGGCGCTCGCAGGCACGGCGGTCGGCTCGCTGTGGGTCCTCGGCAACTTCGTGACGCAGAGCCTCTGGATCGTCGTTCCGTTGATGCTGGCGTCGGTCGTCGCGGTGGTCGTGCTGTTCGTCGGCGCGTT is a genomic window of Acidobacteriota bacterium containing:
- a CDS encoding cation-translocating P-type ATPase; translation: MVARRRSWPSHAAGAGRRHDVAARASPPRRGRGFSPCRSPPGRIGRVPTDAIATPQVADAYRRPVDEVAAALGTDPRQGLRTDDARARLARDGDNRLARDEPVPAWRRFLAQFEDVLVLLLLVATAVSAALWVVERDAALPYEALAIFAVVLLNATMGYVQQSRAEAAVAALRAMSAAEATVVRDGERLRVPATEVVAGDLILVEEGDTIPADARLVESTALQTAEAALTGESLPVAKDTAAIAGEPPLGDRHNMIFSGTAATYGHGRAIVTATGMQTEMGRIAGLLKETPDQATPLERQLDRTGKLLGLVVVAIAGVMIATIVVAEDVRGASALFDVLILGVALAVAAVPEGLPAIVTAVLAIGVQRMARRRAIVRHLAAVETLGSATVIASDKTGTLTKNEMTVRTAVTASGRVTFDGTGYAPEGAVRREGGGAIEGPLRAELERALAVADRANNASVVERDGRWTVQGDPTEGALLVAARKAGLESDALDERLPRIGEVPFSAERKLMSTLHRDTTEEARGIVFTKGTPDVLLSRCAFEVVGDGRRPLTPERRAEILDANEALAGDALRTLGVAGRWLTGDALAEGAARPDERLEQDLVFAGLLGMIDPPRPEAADAVARARGAGIRPVMITGDHPRTAIVIARELGLTDDERATTGAALQAMSDDERARTVAEVSVFARVSPEHKLRIVEALRRSGAVVAMTGDGVNDAPALKQADIGIAMGITGTDVSKEAGDMVLADDNFATIVAAVEEGRAIFANIRAFLRYLLSSNIGEVLTMFLGVLLAGPIGLDAAGATLVLPLVATQILWINMVTDGPPALALGIDPADDGLMRQPPRPSGEGVITPQMWRGIVFVGLVMAAGTLFVLDMSLPGGFVEGSGELRHAQTMAFTTLMLFQMFNVLNARSDERSAFVGLFANGWLWAAIVGSVALQVLVVYTPGLQRAFGTTALSGGDWLLCAGVASSVLWLREIGKAMVRASR